In a genomic window of Rhizobium acidisoli:
- a CDS encoding transposase domain-containing protein codes for MNNVDPLDWLSQTLTRIAQGWPVSELEALMPWNFRPDAIS; via the coding sequence ATGAACAACGTCGATCCGCTCGACTGGCTCTCCCAGACATTGACCCGCATCGCTCAAGGCTGGCCGGTATCCGAGCTCGAGGCGCTTATGCCGTGGAACTTCAGGCCTGACGCCA